A single region of the Montipora capricornis isolate CH-2021 chromosome 13, ASM3666992v2, whole genome shotgun sequence genome encodes:
- the LOC138030653 gene encoding neuropeptide SIFamide receptor-like, whose protein sequence is MNTTINGSEFCQVHWNPTAYKIGAIVAYCLIFVVSLVGNSCIGIIVYKTRTLRKPINIFIVNMAMSDLLVPLICIPLQVVNLYRYPWLISGVLGNALYKLIPVLFEVSFILSVLSLILIAMDGFGTVVWPFHSPLINLKRCTFFILATWIVAMASTSLVLFAYNLEKYEGEVFCVSKWEETFGEYVSFTVFVLAHYVAFLYSPVILLTLIYSIILIKLKLQKIPGQESTVAEIQRKKRNTNALKLAIAIVLGLIFFRLPWSIIYIDKYLYRTLLCGIFSYGEVGWFLVMLYCVVNPCICFAFCRNYREGLKRLLKCSSDAS, encoded by the coding sequence ATGAATACAACAATAAACGGATCCGAGTTCTGCCAGGTTCACTGGAATCCCACTGCATACAAGATTGGAGCAATCGTCGCTTACTGCCTTATCTTCGTTGTTTCGCTGGTCGGAAATTCCTGTAtaggaataattgtttacaaAACGAGAACTTTAAGGAAACCAATCAACATTTTCATAGTCAATATGGCCATGTCTGACCTACTTGTTCCGCTTATCTGCATTCCCCTGCAAGTTGTAAACTTGTATCGATACCCCTGGCTCATCAGTGGCGTCCTCGGCAATGCCTTGTATAAGCTGATTCCTGTCTTATTTGAGGTGTCCTTCATTTTGTCCGTCTTGAGCCTGATTCTGATAGCAATGGATGGATTTGGAACTGTGGTGTGGCCCTTCCATTCCCCATTGATCAATTTGAAAAGGTGTACTTTTTTCATTCTTGCCACATGGATCGTTGCAATGGCATCCACCTCACTTGTCCTGTTCGCATATAACCTGGAGAAATACGAAGGGGAAGTATTTTGTGTTTCTAAGTGGGAAGAAACCTTTGGAGAGTACGTATCATTTACTGTCTTTGTTCTTGCCCATTACGTAGCCTTTCTTTACTCTCCAGTCATTCTTTTAACCTTAATATACTCCATCATCCTTATTAAGCTCAAGTTACAAAAGATTCCAGGTCAAGAATCGACTGTTGCTGAAATACAACGCAAGAAACGAAACACAAACGCGTTGAAGTTGGCCATAGCTATTGTGCTGGGGTTGATATTTTTCAGATTGCCTTGGAGTATTATATATATTGATAAATATCTCTATAGAACATTGTTATGTGGAATCTTCTCGTATGGGGAGGTTGGCTGGTTTCTTGTAATGTTATATTGCGTCGTCAATCCTTGCATCTGTTTCGCGTTTTGCAGAAACTACCGTGAAGGCCTCAAAAGACTTCTCAAGTGTTCTTCTGATGCATCGTAA
- the LOC138030043 gene encoding RYamide receptor-like, protein MNTTMNGSEICSFHWNTYRIGATVAYCLIFVVSLVGNSCIGIIVYKTKTLRKPINIFIVNMAMSDLLVPLSCIPLQVVNLYRYSWLISGVLGNALCKLIPLLFDASYIVSVLSLILIAVGRFGAVVWPLHSPLINLKRCTFFILATWIVAMASTSLDLFAYSLEKYEGDVFCVSQWEEAFGESVSLTDYALAYYIVFVYTPIILLIIIYSIILIKLKLQKTPGQQSTDAEIQRNKRNRNALKLAIAILLGLIFCKIPWSFIYLMYLYGTLPCTFFRQYFYTSWFLVISYCAVNPCICFAFCRNYREGLKRLLKCCSDST, encoded by the coding sequence ATGAATACAACAATGAACGGATCCGAGATCTGCTCCTTCCACTGGAATACATACAGGATTGGAGCAACCGTCGCTTACTGCCTTATCTTCGTTGTTTCGCTGGTCGGAAATTCCTGTAtaggaataattgtttacaaAACGAAAACTTTGAGGAAACCAATCAACATTTTCATAGTAAATATGGCCATGTCTGACCTACTTGTTCCGCTTAGCTGCATTCCCCTGCAAGTTGTAAACTTGTATCGATACTCCTGGCTCATCAGTGGCGTCCTCGGCAATGCCTTGTGTAAGCTGATTCCTTTGTTATTTGACGCCTCCTACATTGTGTCCGTCCTGAGCCTGATTCTGATAGCAGTGGGTCGATTTGGAGCTGTGGTGTGGCCTCTCCATTCCCCATTGATCAATTTGAAAAGGTGTACTTTTTTCATTCTCGCCACATGGATCGTTGCGATGGCATCCACCTCACTAGACCTGTTCGCATATAGCCTGGAGAAATATGAAGGGGATGTATTTTGTGTTTCTCAGTGGGAAGAAGCCTTTGGAGAATCTGTATCACTTACTGACTATGCTCTTGCTTATTACATAGTTTTTGTTTACACACCTATCATCCTATTAATCATAATATACTCCATCATTCTTATCAAGCTCAAGCTACAAAAGACTCCAGGTCAACAATCGACTGATGCTGAAATACAACGCAATAAACGAAACAGAAATGCTTTGAAGTTGGCCATAGCTATATTGTTAGGGctaattttttgcaaaattccctggagttttatatatttaatgTATCTCTATGGCACATTGCCATGTACCTTCTTCCGTCAGTATTTTTACACTTCCTGGTTTCTTGTAATCTCATATTGCGCCGTCAATCCTTGCATCTGTTTCGCATTTTGCAGAAACTACCGTGAAGGCCTCAAGAGACTTCTGAAGTGTTGTTCTGATTCAACGTAA